The Myxococcus virescens region CCCGCGGGGTGGCGCCTATGTCCTGAGCGGTCCGCCTTCCTTCGCGCCCAACGCACCTCCCGCCGTGCTCGGCCGCGTGGACGGGCAGCCGCTCCCGGACATCCTGTCCATTCCCTCCGGCGCTGGTTTGTTCCGCCCGATGGAAGAGAACCCGGACCCGCCTCGGCCCCGGGTGCTGGAGAAGCTCGCGTGGCCTGGCGAAGTGCCGGTGGCGCTCGCTTGTGACGCCGACGGACGGCTGGCGGTGCTGAGCTGGGTCATGGACCCGGCGCTCGCGGGTGTGCCCCCTGACGCGGCGCACGCGCGGTTGCGGTTTTTCACGGGCCGCTTCTCCGCGCCCGTCGCCCTCCCGGGCGTGCTGCGGCCCTTCAGTCTTGCCATCCTTCCGGACGGCCGCGCCGCGGTGCTGTCGCTGCTCGACGACGGCAAGGTGGAGGCGGTGGCCTACGCGCTCCCGGCCGGTGCGTCAGAGGCGATTCCCCAGGGAGACTACTTTCCACTGCCCGGCCATGACGGGGGCCCCTTTCTCCAAGGGGCACAGCCTCCGCACCACGCCGTCACCCCAGGGCTGGCCCACATGGCGCCAGTGCCGCTTCAGGCCCTGTCGCTGCCCCGGTGCGCCGAGCGGGGCCGCGCCGCCAACCCGCCGAACCGTCCCTTCGATTCGGGAGACGGGCGCACGGTGTGGCACCGCCTGTACGTGGAGGCGCTGCTGCCCCCACGCACCGGGGTGCGCGTCTGGCTCGCCGCCACCGACGAGCCCGTGGCTCCGCCGAGCGCCTCGCCGCACTGGCACGAGCATCGCCTGGGCTTCGTCCCGGAAGCCCCTGTTCATCCAGACGTCCCACACGGGAGCTGGGTACCGCTGCCGTCGGAGGTGCCGTTCCAACCGGGGATGCTGCCCGTTCCGCCGGCCCCGGGCGAGAGTGGCCTGTTCACCGTCCTCATCCAGCGCGCCCACGCGAAGGTGCGTGCGCTCGCCGGACGGTACCTGTGGGTGCGGGTGGAGCTGTTCGGCGACGGCCGCCGGACGCCCGAAGTGGGAGCGCTGCGCGCGTATGCATCGCGCTTCTCCTACGTGGACAACTACCTGCCGTCCCTCTATCGCGAGGAGCTCTTCGGCGAGGACGCGGACACCGCCGGCCACGCGACTCCCGCGGACTTCCTGGAGCGCTTCCTCGGCATCGTCGAGGGGGTGCTGACGCCCATCGAGGACCGCATCGCCCATGCGCACGTGCTCACCGACCCGGGGCACGTGCCTGGTGATTCGCTGGAGTGGCTCGCGAGCTGGGTAGGCCTCTCCTTCGACCCCGTGGTGGGCGAGAGCCAGCGGCGCGCGATGCTCCGGTCCGCGCCCGCGCTCGCCCGGCGGCGCGGCTGCGTCGAGGGCCTGCGCCTGGCACTGGACCTCGTCACCGACGGCGCGGTGAACCGAGGCGCCGTGGTGGTGGTGGAGGACTTCCGGCTTCGGCGCACGCTGGCGACCATCCTCGGCGCGGACCTCGCGGACGCGGAGGACCCGTTGCTGCCGGGCCTGGCCCGGAGCGGGAACTCCTACGTGGGCGACACGCTCTTCCTCGGGGATGAGACGCGCAAGGAGTTCCTGGCCGTCTTCGGGGACGAAACGCTGCAGAGCCGGGCGGAGGCGGAGGCGGTGGAGCAGCTCCTGGAGCGGCTGGCACACCGGCTCACGGTGCTGGTGCACCAGGGCACGGACACGCGGACCCTGGGCCTCATCCGGAAGGTGGCGGAGCAGGAGGCCCCCGCGCACGTGCAGGTCTCCGTCATCACCGCGAGCCGTCCGCTGCTCGTCGGCGTCGCGTCGCTGGTGGGCGTGGACACCTACGTCGGGCCCGCCCCCGCCCCCACCTCGGTGCGAGTGGGCCACAGCGTGCTGGGGCTCGCGGACGTCATCGAGCGTCCGTCGAGCCTGGACCCCAGATTGGAAGGAGGTTGATGACCATGTCGCCCCCGAATGACGCCTTGCTCGACGCAGAGACGCGAGACCGGCTCCACTACGACACCGGCGTGCTCCTGGACGCGGGAGACTTCACCACCGAGCAGACCTATCACCGAGGCCGGCTCACCCGGGCCCTGGCGTACCTCCACGGCGTCGGGACGGTGGCCGGGCTCAAGGTGAGTCACCACGAAGGCACCGAGCCGGAGCATGAGGAGCTCCGGGTTTCCGCCGGGCTCGCGTTGGACCCCTTCGGCCGGTTGGTGGAAGTGCCCACGGACGCGTGTCTCAAGCTGGACCGCTGGTACTGGCAGGAGCCGCTGGCGATGGCCGACTTCGGCGTCTTCACGCCCGCCGAGTACCGGCTGAGCCCCGATGCCGCGGGATTTCCGCCCACCGGAGTGGTGGCGGACCTCTTCCTGCGTTTCCTCCAGTGCGAGCGCGGCAAGACGCCTGCCTTCGCGGCGGGGCCCTTCGACGCGATGGACGCCGTGGTCGCCTCGCGCATTCGCGACGGCTACGAGCTGCGACTGGTGCCGCGCTCCACGGCGTATCCCCCTCCGGAGGTCCCCAAGAGCCCCTTCCCGGACCCCGTGGACGAGCCAGACCCGGTGCAGCGACGCATCAAGCTTCGGCAGGCCATCTTCAACGCCTGGCGAGGCAGCCGCGAACAGGAGCTGGCGAAGCTGTGGAGCGACACCTTCATCCCGGCCTCGCTGCTGACGGACCCGACCCAGCCCGACCTGAAGATGAGGGATCCCGCGTGGGTCTTCCTCGCGCGCGTCGTCATCGGCGCAACGGACGTGGAGGACGTGCGCGGCACGGAGGTGCGGCCCACGCGGCAGGGGAATGTCTACGTCGACAATGACCTGAGGCCCTTCAGCCTCTCAACCGCCGCGCTCGCCCGGTGGATGGGCGTCTTCTAGGCCCGACTCTCTCGAAGGGGGATAACCGTGTTCAACCCAACCAGTGGACCCGCCCGGGAGAAGCTCACCTGGGAGACGGCACAAGCGCTGGAGACCGCCCGGGCAATGGTGCACGACGACCGGCGCGTGCGCTCCTTCTTCTTCGACGGGCGCTTCCTCACCGCGAAGGACCTCACCCGGGAGCAGAACTACTTCCTCACGCGGCAGGCCGACCTCTCACGCGCCAATGGCACCGGGGTGATGCACGGGCTGACCGTCACGCCCAGCCAGGACCGAACGACGCTCACCGTCCGCCTGGGCCATGGGCTGACACCCGGCGGCGAGCTGGTGGTCGTGCCTCGTGACTTGACGGGCATCCGCCTGGACGACATCCCGGAGATTCAGCGGCTGGACGCGGCCTTCGGCCTCGCCCCCGTGCCGCGCGAGCTGGCGCGGAGCCGCTCTGGGTTGTACGTGCTGGTGCTGCGCCCCGTGGAGTACACGGCGAACCCGGTGGCCTCGTACCCCACATCGCTGGGCGCCGCGCGGACCACGCAAGACGGCGACATCATCGAGGCGGTGGCGCTGACGCTCATCCCCTACCCAGACCCGGTGGGCGGCGGCACCTTCGAGACGCGCCGCAGCCGCGCGGCCCATGAAGTCTTCGCCGGAGCGGGGATGCGGAACCTCCCCGTGGACGCGCTGCCGCTGGCGATGCTGGCCTTGGACCGAGGCACCCTCCGCTGGCTGGACACCTTCCTGGTGCGGCGTGAGGTGGGCGCCGAACAACGCAGCGTGGTGGGCTTCGGCATTGCCGCACGGGAGCTGCGTGAAGCCCACGCGCTTCAATATCAGCAACACCTGAAGGAGGTGCTCCAGGCGCGTCGCGCGGCGGGCCAGAGCGAGCGGTTCCTCGCGAGCGAGCACTTCTTCACGCTGCCCGCCGCGGGGACCCTGCCCGCGGCGGCCATCGAGGCGGGCAGCCTCACGGAGTTCTACTTCCCGCCCGAAGTGGACGTCGAGCTGACGGTGGTGGCCGAGGACGAGCTCGGCGCCATCCTCGACGAGTCCCTGCAACTGCCCCCCATCGACCTCACGCAGACGGGCGAGGCCCTGGAGTCGGTGTCGATCCTGGTGATGGTGCCCGTGGCGCGCCATGGCATGGCGCAGCGCCTGGAGGGCCTCCGCGAGGTGCTGCGCGCCGCGCCGCTCAAGCTGCGGGCGGCGGCGGTGGGACAGGTGGCGCGGCGGCTGCCCGCGCATGCCTTGCTGGACCTCACGCGCCGCTGGCAGGTCCAGCCCGTGCCAGAAGCGCCCGTGACAGACCTGGTGGAGGCGGCGTGGAGCGAGCTGCTCTCCGGCTCGAGGACCCTCTGGTATGCCTGCCGGCGCAGCCTGCCGCACCGCCACTCCGCGGTGGGCCAGCCGCTGCCCGAGCCGGAGGACCACGACGGCGAGCAGCACTTCGAGGAGCTCGTGAAGAAGCTCCGGCAGGCGGAGCTCTATGACGAGTTCTCCGCCCTGCCCCAGCGCGGCACCGCCATGGCCATTGGCCAGCTCGTTCCCGTGCTCAACACGCTGGCCCACGGAACCACGCGGTGGCAGTTCGCGGGCCTGGCCTCCGCCACGCTGCGGCTGGAGCGCCTCCAGCACAAGGAATACATGGCCGCGCTCAACCGCTTCCCTGCCACCGTCAAGCAGGGCCTGGCGAGGCTCGAGGCGGAACCCAGCCTCCTGAACGTGCCGCTGGCCACCCTGGCCGCGTCCTACCGGATGCCAGACATCGGGGCCTACGTGATGACGCTCACCGCCGCGGCCTACGCCACGTTCGTGACGGAGCTGAAGAAGCTGCTGGATGAAGGCGTGTCGCTCGACGAGGCGTTCCTGGCGCTGCGGAGCTGAGAGATGATCACCAAGCCGATTGCGGATCCACTGGCCAACGAACATGTGCTCCGCGTGGAGCCACGCATGGCGCCCTTCGGCGTGGACGCCGAGTGGCGGAGGAGGGCCCACTTCTTCACGGGACGCGCCGTGTCGGCGGACGCGCTCGCGCTGGAACAGGAACATCGCGCGGGGAGGCTCGCGCTCCTGGGCCAACACCTCACGCCAGGCATCGTCGCCGGCCTGGAGGTTCATCTGGAGCGGGTAGGCCCGCAAACCTTCATCCATGTCCGGCCCGGCAACGGCATCGCCGTGACAGGCGAGGACGTCATCATCCGCCGGCAGCTCCGCGCCCCGCTGGGAGCGATTCCCCTCTTCCCAGGACACCGGGACCCATCCACGTTCTCCCTGGAGGCACTCGCCAACGAGGAGCCCCCCGTGGACCCGCTGCCGTTTCCCAGAGCCGCGGTGCTGGTGCTGGTCCCCACCACATCCGTGCTGACGCCACCGGCGTCGCAGACGGACGCCTGCGAAGTGGACCCGGAGTCCTATTCCTTCGAGGACGCGGTGCGGACGGAGGGCGCGGCGCTGGTGCTCTGGGGCTGGCCCGAGGGCTGGGACATGCCGCAGGACTACTCCCTGCGCTGGCGCAGCCGGCTGGTGTACAGCCTCTTCGAGCGGGAACGCCGTCGCCGGAGTGGACTGCTCGCCCCCTGGGAGCACGCGGGCGTTCCGCTGGGTCTGCTGGGTTTCAAGGAGGGTCCGGACGGTCCGGAGGCGTTGTTCGTCGACCGGCATGCGGTGGCGCGGGCGGGTGGACTGCCACGCGCGCGCACGCCGTTGCTGAAGTCCCGCGGCTCGCCCGTGCTGTGGCAGGCGCGCATCCTCCAGTTCAACGACCACCTGGCGGAGCTTCCCCCGGAGCGGCTCGCCCAGGACAAGGCCATCCTCTACTTCCGCCGCCTGCCGCCCGTGGGCGTGCTGCCGCCGGACGCCGTGGACTACCGCGCCTGGACGCGGCGCTTCTTCCCCGACCGGTTCGAGCTGGAGGCGGTCCCCATTCCACTGGAGCAGCTCGACACGGTGGCGATGGCCAGCGCGGCCCTGGAGCCGCTGGACATCACCCGCGAGGAGCGCGTTCGCATCCTCGTCCCCGTGCCCGGCGCCGTCTATGAGCCGGGGCTGCTGCATGACGCACCGCTGGACCCCGCCTTCCTCGCCGCCATCGAAGAAGGACTTCAGCGCCTGGGTGGATGGCTGAAGCGGCGCATCGTCGTGCGCGCGCGGATGAGCACCCTCAAGGACACCCTGTACGGCGCCACCGGCAAGCACTATCCCCTGGTGGACCCGGAAGCAGACCCGGACGAGGCGCGCTACATCCCCGCCGCCGACCCGACGAACCCCACCGAAGAAGACTACGGAACCTCGGGTGAGACGGTGCCCTCGGCCGAGGCCTACCTCCAGAACCACTTCGAGCCGTCCTGGGAGTTGGCCGTCGATGCGCGCTCCGATTTGCTGCCTCGTCCGCAGGGAGACCCGACGCCCCGGTTGGAGTTCGCAGGACAGCTCACCTCCGCGCCCGTGGTCATCTCCACCGAGGACCGGGCGCATGTGTTGTTCCGGGGACCGTTCTGGACGCTGGGCTACCGGACCTTCGACGGCCGGGCGTGGAGCAAGGTGACACCCGTGCTTCAGGGCAGGGTCAGGTCACGCTCCGTGCCCGTCGCGGCGATGTGGCCGCGCGGGCGGCTGGACGTCTACTTCCGGGACGACAAGGGCAACCTGCACAACACCTACCTGGACACCCGGGTCAGCAATCAGCCCTGGAGCAGCCCTCGCGTGCTGGCGAGCGACGTCATGGGCGATGCCGCCGCGGTGTCTCCCTCCGAGGGCCGCACGGACGTCTTCTACCAGGCCCTCCGAGGGCAGGTCCTCTCACTTTGGTGGATGACCGTCACCGCATCACGCGTCATCCGGCCGAAACCCCTTGAGACGCCGCTGGCGTTCAAGGGCGAGCCCATCTCGGCGGTGGTGTCGCGTGGCCAGCTCATGGCCTTCCTCCTGGACGCCCAGCGCAACATCCAGCAGGTCACCGTCTCCCCGGACCCCACGCAGGGCGCGGCGGTCTGGACGAACCACTCGCTGGGACGGGAGGTCCGCTGGCTCAAGGCCTGCGCCTCACCGGATGACGGCACCGTGGATCTGGTCGCGCTCACGGGCAGCTCCCTGCTGCACCGGCGCTTCAACGGCCTGGTGTGGAGCGAGTGGAAGGACCTGGGCAACAGCCATTCGCTCACCGCCGCGCTGTCCGCGCCAGGCAAGGGCGTGCTGGATGTCCTGTCCCGAGCGGTCAACGGACGCATCCGGTACGCCCGATTCGATGGCACCACCTGGACGCCCTGGAAGACGCTCGGCACCGAGGTGGCACGCTCCGCGCCCGCGGCCATCCGCCGCGGCGACCAGTTGGATGTGATTGTCAGGGCGCGTGAGAACCTCCTGTGGCATCGGCCGGTGCGCCCGCCCCTCCACACCACCCAGCGAACCCAGGGCCTGCGCGGCCTGATGCGCGACCTGTCCAACCGGATCCAGCGCGTCGATGAGGCCGTCGACGCGGCCTTCCTTCAGGTCCAGTCAGAAATCCATCGCGTCCGCCAGCTCA contains the following coding sequences:
- a CDS encoding phage tail protein encodes the protein MDANRLRFYMLADAPDWVTESSVSAGEVCLYDAKRRTLRLGSLGESRTFDEALDLAVLEPRLARVPGAVDAFGTWVWWDDVAGQVRAAGGGAGTTLRFEPAQVGLSGAVTDLSPGAGGVLYLAVAQRVVALHLRKVWSAVVFPAEGIPAHRIAADPRGGAYVLSGPPSFAPNAPPAVLGRVDGQPLPDILSIPSGAGLFRPMEENPDPPRPRVLEKLAWPGEVPVALACDADGRLAVLSWVMDPALAGVPPDAAHARLRFFTGRFSAPVALPGVLRPFSLAILPDGRAAVLSLLDDGKVEAVAYALPAGASEAIPQGDYFPLPGHDGGPFLQGAQPPHHAVTPGLAHMAPVPLQALSLPRCAERGRAANPPNRPFDSGDGRTVWHRLYVEALLPPRTGVRVWLAATDEPVAPPSASPHWHEHRLGFVPEAPVHPDVPHGSWVPLPSEVPFQPGMLPVPPAPGESGLFTVLIQRAHAKVRALAGRYLWVRVELFGDGRRTPEVGALRAYASRFSYVDNYLPSLYREELFGEDADTAGHATPADFLERFLGIVEGVLTPIEDRIAHAHVLTDPGHVPGDSLEWLASWVGLSFDPVVGESQRRAMLRSAPALARRRGCVEGLRLALDLVTDGAVNRGAVVVVEDFRLRRTLATILGADLADAEDPLLPGLARSGNSYVGDTLFLGDETRKEFLAVFGDETLQSRAEAEAVEQLLERLAHRLTVLVHQGTDTRTLGLIRKVAEQEAPAHVQVSVITASRPLLVGVASLVGVDTYVGPAPAPTSVRVGHSVLGLADVIERPSSLDPRLEGG